In Theobroma cacao cultivar B97-61/B2 chromosome 7, Criollo_cocoa_genome_V2, whole genome shotgun sequence, the genomic window AATTTGATTCTGAGTCCAAAGTTTATGTAAATTAAGTGAGCACCATGCTGTGGACGTAGAGTAAAAATGCCGCAAGGAGAGTGAGCATAAGAAGAGGAAATCTCAAACCAGAATTGTCTTAGGATCATTGCAAGCGCCATTTTTGCTTCCATCTGAGCAAAGTTCATTTCGATGCAGATTCTAAGACCCCATCCGAAAGGGGAATATATGACTTGACTCTTTGTTGCTTTTGAAACCCTTTCCGAGAACCTGTCAGGATTAAACTCATGCGCATCTTTGCCCCAAAGTTCTTGATCATGGTGAATCAACAACACAGGCAGTGAAATTTCTACACCAACTGGCAAAAACAATTTTCctggttttgtttctttcgGAATGGAGCGTATTAACGCAATGATTGAAGGGTAGAGCCTGAGAACCTCGTACAAGATTATTGTTACTTGTGGCattgaatta contains:
- the LOC108662771 gene encoding cytochrome P450 72A15-like; translated protein: MPQVTIILYEVLRLYPSIIALIRSIPKETKPGKLFLPVGVEISLPVLLIHHDQELWGKDAHEFNPDRFSERVSKATKSQVIYSPFGWGLRICIEMNFAQMEAKMALAMILRQFWFEISSSYAHSPCGIFTLRPQHGAHLIYINFGLRIKFRILNETW